In a genomic window of Planctomicrobium piriforme:
- a CDS encoding PAS domain S-box protein, with product MRSLSILLIEDSADDAELLLLELRRFGFDVAVCRVSSVEELQKALAGGVFDLVLADYSMPGLKAETALQVVQQSASDLSFVIVSGTVGEETAVAMMRAGASDYVLKGRLQRIGPIIERELKVTQSRRSRRIAEQQIRELAAIVRSSDDAIISHDLQGTITSWNPGAERLLGMSSAQAAGQNISILSTILKGADLKASLSRLQAGEAVERLETEWRKHDGSGVEVALTISPLHDEEGAISGVSIIARDITERLRQQQALERSEAWHRLLVESFPHVIWMAAPGGDADYLNRLGEERLGVAADSISAMKWLDLVHSEDRARAREAWCAAVKSESIYRTEYRVRVADGSYRWYLSQAVPLRPDGGAVQRWVGTWTDIDDFRRADAALTRTADLLNAVAESSPDAIFVKDLEGRYLLINPAAARFMGHRAEDILGKEDDSFFSPADAALIGHNDRRVMETGRQETSEEELTSAGGRRVYLATKFPYRDRDGKISGLVGISRDITDRKHVEAALRDSEERFRTFMDHSPALAWITDEDGRLIYVNATYSRIVKLNAPAPEGLSMFDLFPREIAEVYLQNIRKVIAAGRVVEAIEPGIRLDGTPCEFLVYKFPLPSVDGPALVGGMALDITDRKRTEEALLLRDRAIGAATQGILITDPLQEDNPITFVSPGFERLTGYSADEVLGRNCRFLQGAKTDPSAKLRIRKALRAGQAISLEILNYRKNGQPFWNALSVSPVHDAKGKLTHFIGVQTDVTERRQLEEQVRGSQKMEAVGQLAGGIAHDFNNFLTVINGYSDVLLQTLPTNSPIRETMLQIRKAGERSADLTNQLLTFSRRQMFSPRIVDLNAVLIDSRRMLRQIVGEDVEFVINLEPKLESIWADPGQLQQLLMNLVVNARDAMPAGGRLTLETANVLVDETFAESRPDASVGPYVMLTMSDTGTGMSQEVLARAFDPFFTTKPSGKGTGLGLAVVHGIVRQSDGFIALDSAVGKGTVFRIFLPVAQAVEGDSVEVTSVIPSVRGSETILLVEDDDGVRGLSRQILAAHGFTVLEAAHGEEALTVAKKFTGEIHLLVTDVVMPGLSGGKLAEQLLQNRPDMQVLFVSGYADDAVVRHGVLHELVHFLQKPFAPAALAMKAREALDTRL from the coding sequence ATGCGCTCCCTGAGCATTCTTCTCATCGAAGATTCCGCGGACGACGCCGAATTGCTGCTGCTCGAACTGCGGCGGTTTGGTTTCGACGTCGCCGTATGCCGCGTCAGCAGTGTGGAAGAGTTGCAAAAGGCGCTGGCCGGGGGCGTCTTCGATCTCGTGCTGGCCGACTATTCCATGCCCGGCCTGAAGGCGGAAACGGCCCTGCAGGTTGTGCAGCAGTCCGCTTCCGATCTCTCTTTCGTCATCGTGTCCGGTACCGTGGGGGAAGAGACGGCCGTGGCGATGATGCGGGCCGGGGCCAGCGACTATGTGCTGAAAGGTCGCCTGCAGCGGATCGGCCCGATTATCGAACGGGAACTCAAAGTCACCCAAAGCCGCCGTTCGCGGCGCATCGCCGAGCAGCAGATTCGAGAACTGGCCGCGATTGTCCGCTCATCTGATGATGCCATCATCAGCCATGATCTGCAGGGAACCATCACGAGCTGGAATCCCGGGGCCGAACGCCTGTTAGGAATGTCGTCGGCCCAGGCGGCGGGTCAAAACATCTCGATTCTTTCTACGATCCTGAAAGGTGCTGATCTCAAAGCATCGCTATCACGACTTCAGGCCGGTGAAGCTGTCGAACGTCTGGAAACGGAATGGCGAAAACACGACGGCAGCGGTGTTGAGGTCGCGTTGACCATTTCTCCCCTGCACGATGAAGAGGGCGCCATCTCGGGAGTTTCGATCATTGCGCGGGACATCACCGAGCGCCTCCGGCAGCAGCAGGCACTTGAACGGAGTGAAGCCTGGCACCGGTTGCTGGTCGAATCGTTTCCGCACGTCATCTGGATGGCGGCGCCGGGAGGAGACGCGGACTATCTCAATCGACTCGGCGAAGAACGGCTGGGAGTCGCGGCCGATTCGATCTCAGCAATGAAGTGGCTCGATCTCGTGCATTCAGAAGATCGCGCACGAGCTCGGGAGGCCTGGTGTGCAGCGGTCAAGTCAGAGTCGATTTATCGCACCGAATATCGGGTTCGCGTCGCCGATGGGAGTTATCGCTGGTATCTCTCGCAGGCGGTCCCGCTTCGTCCTGACGGGGGTGCAGTGCAACGCTGGGTGGGCACCTGGACCGACATCGACGACTTCCGCCGTGCCGATGCGGCACTTACTCGAACCGCGGACCTGCTGAATGCGGTGGCGGAAAGCAGTCCCGACGCCATCTTCGTTAAAGACCTGGAGGGGCGATATCTGTTGATCAACCCGGCCGCCGCGCGGTTCATGGGTCATCGAGCCGAGGACATTCTGGGCAAGGAGGATGACAGCTTTTTCAGTCCTGCTGACGCCGCTTTAATCGGGCACAATGATCGCCGGGTGATGGAGACCGGACGCCAGGAAACGAGCGAGGAAGAACTGACTTCCGCCGGCGGCAGACGGGTTTATCTCGCCACCAAGTTTCCCTACCGGGATCGAGACGGCAAGATTTCGGGCCTAGTCGGCATTTCCCGCGACATTACCGACCGCAAGCATGTCGAGGCGGCGCTGCGGGACAGTGAAGAACGCTTTCGAACGTTCATGGACCATAGTCCGGCGCTGGCCTGGATCACCGACGAAGATGGCCGGCTGATCTACGTCAACGCGACGTACTCGCGCATCGTGAAGCTCAATGCTCCGGCGCCCGAGGGCCTGTCCATGTTCGATCTTTTCCCCCGAGAGATCGCCGAGGTGTACCTGCAGAACATTCGTAAGGTCATCGCCGCCGGTCGCGTGGTGGAAGCGATTGAACCAGGCATTCGTCTGGATGGAACCCCCTGCGAGTTTCTGGTGTACAAATTCCCGCTCCCGTCGGTGGATGGACCGGCGCTGGTGGGGGGCATGGCGCTCGACATTACTGATCGTAAACGGACGGAAGAAGCGCTGCTGTTACGCGATCGTGCGATTGGCGCGGCGACCCAGGGGATTCTCATCACCGACCCCTTGCAGGAGGACAACCCGATTACGTTCGTGAGTCCCGGTTTTGAACGGCTGACCGGTTACTCGGCGGATGAGGTGCTGGGCCGAAACTGCCGTTTCCTGCAAGGCGCAAAAACCGATCCTTCCGCGAAGCTGCGGATTCGCAAGGCGCTCCGCGCAGGGCAGGCGATCTCGCTCGAAATCCTGAATTATCGCAAGAACGGACAACCGTTCTGGAATGCACTCTCGGTCTCGCCCGTGCATGATGCAAAAGGCAAGCTGACGCATTTTATCGGCGTGCAGACCGACGTGACCGAGCGTCGGCAGCTCGAAGAACAGGTCCGCGGTTCGCAGAAAATGGAAGCGGTCGGACAACTGGCCGGGGGAATTGCCCATGACTTCAATAACTTTCTGACGGTGATCAACGGCTACAGCGACGTGTTGCTGCAGACATTGCCGACGAATAGTCCGATTCGGGAGACGATGCTGCAGATCCGCAAGGCGGGCGAGCGGTCGGCTGATCTCACCAATCAACTGTTGACGTTCAGCCGCCGTCAGATGTTTTCTCCCCGGATTGTCGATCTCAATGCCGTCCTCATCGATTCGCGGAGAATGCTGCGCCAGATCGTCGGAGAAGACGTCGAGTTTGTGATCAATCTGGAACCGAAGCTCGAATCGATCTGGGCCGACCCTGGGCAGTTGCAGCAGTTGTTGATGAATCTGGTCGTCAATGCCCGTGACGCCATGCCGGCGGGAGGGCGACTGACGCTGGAAACGGCCAATGTGCTCGTCGATGAGACGTTTGCCGAGAGCCGGCCGGACGCCAGCGTCGGGCCGTATGTCATGCTCACGATGAGCGATACCGGAACGGGAATGTCGCAGGAAGTGCTAGCGCGGGCCTTCGATCCATTCTTTACCACCAAGCCGTCCGGCAAGGGGACGGGGCTGGGTCTGGCGGTCGTCCATGGGATCGTGCGGCAGTCCGACGGTTTCATCGCACTCGACAGCGCCGTCGGCAAGGGGACAGTGTTCCGGATCTTCTTGCCTGTTGCTCAGGCGGTCGAAGGGGACTCGGTGGAAGTCACCAGCGTGATTCCCTCGGTCAGGGGGAGCGAAACGATTCTACTGGTGGAAGATGATGACGGCGTGCGCGGGCTTTCCCGACAGATCCTGGCCGCACATGGATTCACCGTGCTGGAAGCTGCTCACGGAGAAGAGGCGCTCACCGTCGCAAAGAAATTCACGGGCGAAATTCATCTGCTGGTGACGGACGTCGTCATGCCGGGTTTATCAGGGGGCAAGCTGGCCGAACAACTGCTGCAGAACCGGCCTGACATGCAGGTGCTGTTCGTTTCAGGGTACGCCGACGATGCCGTTGTGCGGCACGGGGTCTTGCACGAGTTGGTTCACTTCCTGCAGAAGCCGTTCGCACCCGCCGCTCTCGCGATGAAGGCTCGAGAAGCGCTCGATACACGGCTCTGA
- a CDS encoding response regulator, whose product MSDSLGDQSRTDRVPPGAAGIRVVIVDDHRLVAESLARMLGIADDLHVVGIANNGTEAVEMARSAVPDLILMDIQLPDRSGFDIAADITRRMKFVKVLFLTGSVAELHIEMTLKSKASGLLRKNVSTAFLIEAIRRVMTGEQVFDFDTAQIVKRNADGETATRLGALSLRRLEVARRLALGQSIKDIAEQLHLSEKAVDSHKYRIMKQLDVHDRVELALLAVREGLVQP is encoded by the coding sequence ATGTCAGACTCGCTCGGCGACCAGTCTCGAACGGACCGGGTTCCCCCCGGTGCGGCGGGCATCCGCGTCGTGATCGTCGACGACCATCGTCTCGTCGCGGAATCACTCGCCCGGATGCTCGGAATTGCCGACGATTTGCATGTCGTGGGCATCGCCAATAACGGGACCGAAGCGGTGGAAATGGCCCGATCCGCCGTGCCGGACCTCATTCTGATGGATATCCAACTGCCGGATCGGAGCGGCTTCGATATCGCCGCTGACATTACGCGGCGGATGAAGTTCGTCAAGGTGCTGTTTCTGACTGGCAGCGTGGCCGAGCTGCATATTGAAATGACCTTGAAGTCCAAGGCTTCCGGTCTGCTGCGAAAGAATGTGTCGACGGCTTTTCTGATCGAAGCGATCCGCCGCGTGATGACCGGGGAACAGGTCTTCGACTTCGACACGGCGCAGATCGTCAAACGCAACGCTGACGGGGAAACGGCGACCAGACTGGGGGCATTGAGCCTGCGACGGCTGGAAGTTGCACGGCGGCTGGCCCTGGGGCAAAGCATCAAGGACATCGCCGAGCAACTGCATCTTTCGGAGAAAGCGGTCGACAGCCACAAGTATCGCATCATGAAACAGCTCGACGTCCACGATCGGGTCGAGCTGGCGTTGCTCGCCGTGCGTGAAGGTCTCGTGCAGCCGTAA
- a CDS encoding phytoene desaturase family protein, whose product MTYDTVIIGAGMSGLAAGIRLAYYEKSVCILERHTTIGGLNSFYRLRNRNYDVGLHAVTNYAAPGTRTGPLAKLLKQLRLRWDDFDLSPQNGSSVAFPGHTIRFANDYEEFLSNVCQEFPTQADAFRKLVAHIEAFDELNLQQQAVSARKVVGEFVSDPVLVDMLFCPLMFYGSALPHDMDFNQFVIMFKSIFKEGFGRPYSGVKQILKTLVRHFKSLGGELKLRHGVQEILIEDGRAVGVRLDDGSEIRAKNVLSSAGVVETERLCGLHAASPEPEPGAVSFNEAIFVLDCQPADLGHHETIVFYNEAPQFHYEPPREPIDLRSGIICSPNNFQYANGEKLEEGFVRITALANPAYWMNANPEEYAEAKQAWCDRMAEAAVRHIPDFRSHIIDTDVFTPKTIKRFTGHLNGAVYGAPVKVLDGSTQVRNLYLCGTDQGFLGIIGSMLSGITMANNHLLQ is encoded by the coding sequence GTGACATACGATACGGTGATCATCGGGGCAGGCATGTCGGGGTTGGCGGCGGGGATTCGCCTGGCCTACTACGAAAAGTCGGTCTGTATTCTCGAACGCCATACGACGATCGGCGGGCTGAATTCGTTCTATCGACTGCGGAACCGCAACTACGATGTCGGCCTGCATGCGGTGACGAACTACGCTGCGCCCGGCACTCGCACCGGCCCATTAGCCAAGCTGCTCAAACAACTTCGCCTGCGGTGGGACGACTTCGATCTCTCGCCGCAAAACGGTTCGTCGGTGGCCTTCCCCGGCCACACGATTCGCTTCGCCAACGACTACGAAGAGTTCCTGAGCAACGTCTGCCAGGAGTTCCCCACTCAGGCTGATGCCTTTCGCAAACTCGTCGCTCACATCGAAGCGTTCGACGAACTGAATCTGCAGCAGCAGGCGGTCTCGGCGCGCAAAGTGGTGGGGGAATTCGTGAGCGATCCGGTGCTGGTCGACATGCTCTTCTGTCCGTTGATGTTTTACGGCTCGGCACTGCCGCATGACATGGACTTCAACCAGTTCGTGATCATGTTCAAAAGCATCTTCAAGGAAGGGTTCGGGCGGCCTTACAGCGGGGTGAAGCAGATCCTGAAGACGCTCGTACGGCATTTCAAATCGCTGGGAGGAGAACTCAAGCTGCGGCACGGCGTGCAGGAGATTCTGATCGAAGACGGCCGCGCCGTCGGCGTGCGGCTTGATGACGGCAGTGAGATCCGAGCGAAGAACGTACTCTCATCCGCAGGCGTCGTCGAGACGGAACGGCTGTGCGGACTGCATGCCGCGTCTCCGGAACCGGAACCTGGCGCGGTCTCGTTCAATGAAGCGATTTTCGTGCTCGACTGCCAGCCAGCGGATCTGGGGCATCACGAGACGATCGTGTTCTATAACGAGGCTCCGCAGTTTCACTACGAGCCTCCTCGTGAGCCAATAGACCTCCGCAGCGGCATCATCTGTTCGCCGAATAATTTCCAATATGCGAATGGCGAAAAGCTGGAAGAGGGCTTCGTACGGATCACCGCCCTGGCGAATCCAGCCTACTGGATGAACGCCAATCCGGAAGAATATGCAGAAGCGAAGCAGGCCTGGTGCGACCGCATGGCTGAAGCGGCTGTGCGGCACATTCCCGATTTCCGCAGCCACATCATCGATACCGACGTGTTCACTCCGAAGACAATCAAACGCTTCACCGGGCATTTGAACGGCGCGGTCTACGGCGCTCCGGTGAAAGTCCTCGACGGCTCGACCCAGGTTCGCAATTTGTATCTGTGCGGAACCGATCAGGGATTTCTCGGCATCATCGGCTCGATGCTCTCGGGCATCACGATGGCGAACAATCATTTGCTTCAGTAA
- a CDS encoding alpha/beta hydrolase, protein MNRVLAIWLTSGVFFSLTSLTFAAGPDPIPLWPNGAPGALGKEATDIPQLRIYPADPAIATGACVVVLPGGGYGHLATDHEGHQVATWLNSIGVTSAVVSYRLGPKYHHPAPLEDAQRGLRYMRANAAELKIDPQRVGIMGFSAGGHLASTVSTHFDAGDKASSDPVAQQSSRPDFAILAYPVISLKSSFAHAGSRKNLLGDNPDPALVESLSNETQVTKDTPPTFIFHTAEDKGVPVDNAIVYYQALQKNGVPAEMHIYQKGPHGVGLAPKDPVLNTWKERLADWMKVNGFLAKVERAPMKGTINLHGKPLRWGSVTFTPVKNDHAPATCAMVAHGKFAVDRASGPVVGLNEIVVCNLGDVVPWPTIEEFEVAAEPQLTFDVRPEQNEVALDLK, encoded by the coding sequence ATGAACAGAGTGCTCGCCATCTGGCTGACCTCGGGCGTCTTTTTTTCGCTGACCAGCCTGACGTTCGCCGCCGGACCAGATCCGATTCCACTCTGGCCGAACGGTGCTCCGGGAGCGTTAGGGAAGGAAGCAACCGACATCCCACAATTGCGGATCTATCCGGCCGACCCCGCGATTGCGACGGGCGCCTGCGTGGTGGTGCTGCCGGGGGGCGGCTATGGACATCTGGCGACGGACCATGAAGGTCATCAGGTCGCGACCTGGCTGAATTCGATTGGAGTCACGTCGGCTGTCGTCTCGTATCGTCTCGGTCCCAAATATCATCATCCCGCGCCGCTGGAAGACGCGCAGCGCGGGCTGCGCTACATGCGGGCAAATGCTGCGGAGCTGAAGATCGATCCGCAGCGAGTGGGCATCATGGGCTTCTCCGCCGGCGGCCACCTGGCATCGACTGTCTCCACTCATTTCGATGCCGGGGACAAGGCGAGCAGCGATCCGGTCGCCCAGCAGAGCAGCCGGCCCGACTTTGCCATTCTCGCGTACCCGGTTATCAGTCTGAAGTCATCTTTCGCACATGCCGGCTCGCGCAAGAATCTGCTGGGAGACAACCCGGACCCGGCACTCGTCGAGAGCCTGTCGAACGAGACGCAGGTGACCAAAGACACTCCTCCAACGTTTATCTTCCATACGGCTGAAGACAAAGGGGTGCCGGTCGACAACGCGATTGTGTACTACCAGGCCCTGCAGAAGAACGGCGTGCCTGCGGAAATGCACATCTACCAGAAGGGTCCGCACGGAGTCGGCCTGGCCCCGAAAGATCCGGTCCTCAACACCTGGAAAGAACGGCTCGCCGACTGGATGAAGGTGAACGGCTTTCTCGCGAAAGTGGAACGGGCGCCGATGAAGGGGACGATCAATCTGCACGGCAAGCCGCTACGGTGGGGTTCAGTGACGTTCACGCCGGTCAAAAACGACCATGCGCCGGCCACTTGCGCGATGGTTGCTCACGGCAAGTTTGCCGTCGATCGGGCGAGCGGCCCGGTGGTGGGCTTGAACGAGATCGTGGTCTGCAATCTGGGGGACGTGGTGCCGTGGCCGACGATCGAGGAATTCGAAGTCGCCGCCGAGCCGCAATTAACGTTTGACGTTCGTCCGGAACAGAACGAAGTGGCTCTGGACCTGAAGTAG